One segment of Paenibacillus sp. FSL R7-0337 DNA contains the following:
- a CDS encoding HNH endonuclease gives MIIRNGKIVIKSLQKGLMKGAKNLRDLLDRILQKFKFKKFELERIKNHIILYGIFNPRIKLIDLKTKDPDKFQSAYDNAMEDAARKQSKYNKKPNKPRNYKKMEPHEDGTTTYTFLSKKSGKEYRVKYDAEGYPILDSKHDITLPEKYYLESDKVQFDYLSKELYKEILENPELAKKFTAAERNLLKEGKVPDTFTWHHHQEAGRMQIIDYFEHQVSGHTGGRAIWGGGRKGRKGKIKKNILEMMVWE, from the coding sequence ATGATTATACGTAATGGTAAAATCGTGATCAAGAGCCTGCAAAAGGGGCTCATGAAGGGGGCCAAAAATCTCCGGGACCTGCTGGACCGGATTCTGCAGAAGTTCAAGTTCAAGAAGTTTGAGTTGGAACGCATAAAGAATCATATTATTCTCTATGGGATATTTAATCCGCGTATTAAGCTAATAGACCTTAAAACGAAAGATCCTGATAAATTTCAAAGCGCTTATGATAATGCGATGGAGGATGCTGCCAGAAAACAATCTAAGTATAATAAGAAACCTAACAAACCGAGAAATTATAAAAAAATGGAGCCTCATGAAGATGGAACCACTACCTATACTTTTCTTTCTAAAAAAAGTGGTAAGGAGTATAGAGTTAAATATGATGCTGAAGGATATCCAATACTTGATTCCAAGCATGATATAACTTTACCTGAAAAATATTACCTTGAGTCTGATAAAGTTCAATTCGATTACCTTTCAAAGGAGTTATATAAAGAAATATTAGAAAACCCAGAACTCGCAAAAAAATTTACTGCAGCTGAAAGAAATCTACTAAAAGAAGGCAAAGTACCGGATACTTTTACCTGGCATCATCATCAGGAAGCAGGGCGGATGCAAATTATAGATTATTTTGAGCATCAAGTTTCTGGTCATACAGGAGGCAGAGCCATTTGGGGGGGGGGACGAAAAGGAAGAAAAGGTAAGATAAAAAAGAATATATTGGAGATGATGGTATGGGAGTGA
- a CDS encoding SMI1/KNR4 family protein, translating to MTRIIDSNGPLSFEQIEKFESKHGISLSEQYRGFLHEYNGGRPIPKMFKISDEQGPDIVRIFFGIGDMSNSLDKNIKIYEDRLPIGFVPIGCDPGGNVICIGTDEEFTGRIYFWDHEEESEDPDDMSNVHLIADSFSEFLDQLYGDSCDY from the coding sequence ATGACGCGGATTATTGATTCTAATGGACCTTTATCTTTTGAGCAAATTGAGAAGTTTGAGTCGAAACATGGAATAAGTCTCTCAGAACAGTACAGAGGTTTTCTACATGAATATAACGGGGGGCGCCCTATACCGAAAATGTTCAAAATATCGGATGAACAGGGACCAGACATAGTGAGGATTTTTTTTGGTATCGGTGACATGTCTAATAGTTTAGATAAAAACATAAAAATATATGAAGATAGACTCCCAATAGGATTTGTTCCTATTGGTTGCGATCCTGGAGGCAATGTAATCTGTATTGGAACAGATGAAGAATTTACAGGTAGAATTTATTTCTGGGATCATGAGGAAGAGTCTGAAGATCCTGATGATATGAGTAATGTTCATTTGATTGCCGATTCATTTTCTGAGTTCCTTGATCAATTGTATGGGGATTCCTGCGATTACTAA
- a CDS encoding HNH endonuclease, whose translation MQTQATISKEKDKASGGHKPFSNPQVFIRPAAAKQPDPVEIIRRVRQNPASLSREDKLALQRTLGNRAVVQLLSSLKEDGKKKEQADQGTQAAGASKSLAAEAQVEEHTDSPEPVQAEAEQASTPAESKMQRKEEPEGQAADAIASVTQTKPASGGSSSGPVAVKKTPAPARTKGRAEATVEGQAKTAEREEDAPFAEEAREEPSGEPLNSGKAEESASAQGEDALEPAKKSAASKGADAPKKAAKEPSFGAALGALAGDGKEKPAKGKTVKISGEDPGQILDQLTQVQPTELGDAYAQAVSVSSGAFTKQTQKTKQGLPAVPVPTGLKGKALQARKKPAALKHTVKEGFKGERTGGAVSAGKLDKMNISSSGSGGNPEAMLSEIRSAAAQPPGISMTGEADPSQLEGFHQEASQQVIAAKQAEMGQIKQPFGENEIYPEPDGTVVKAAAGLKGGQAPGAKKLPALALPADMTAGLNRSLAPEMKKQLGTKQAEYKKEQAKFDSKVLSSKADSQAQIRQAETEAKNKQISQQTGAKAEVTQLQGEWKKELDAAETDYTKQAGSAAQQKKQEINSVRTDKEREAQKKQSEAEREATQAYSKAKKEADGKHEQEKAKEEKKGGFLGWVKGKLEAVVEVVKKAVNFIFEGLRKAVKFIFDKAKQAVLGIIELGRKLITTLIKGLGVLLKKLVSVVFAKFPGIAAKICSKIDGVVNKAIKAVNQLAQKLKTKVTQVMDFLAAKVDQALAAVQNFYSKLISTLGSLLIATFLDVLSRIGALGKAAKRSFSHLEGKMWEYLLGVDISKPMGAGAAEGGAVEQAEGAGAGAAADEKLTAEDIEMESVEQGEMDPALVQEANLKDGETKEMSGSRDPATMDSIMAEFDTGAANQSLGGKIADGAKLRAGNAKMLFDQIKSFVIKWMKSNGLKLLAAVIGILAGIVVAEIVTGGAITAALPMIINIITVYLQADAIKSVAQTLVQASGYIGTYLSQGWQKMIEPAAIALATALAMGLVELAMELGFKAIGAGVKKAEQAAKKGVGAAARGVKNAAGAGAKGIKSLLKSGAKLASKSGSMIIRNGKIVIKSLQKGLMKGAKKLRDLLDRILQKFKFKKFKLVRKGDHVLLYGEVNPWVLLANGRIKKVDDIDGKKAGISTQAEYDKIKSLKPSERKEVYNKAVANEDGKIDFDSIKEPYQKFTKEQLSTKPRNSRDPKKWKDAGGSITIDEYGTWTYVNSEGVSVSYPGGYPDFKPYAHPDVAPVKVKIASPTNRPADYRAANLEAHLSKTSNPPVPALDEPPKGYVWHHVEDGETMILVDERVHQEFTHSGGVSKVNGKK comes from the coding sequence TTGCAGACCCAAGCAACCATAAGTAAGGAAAAAGATAAAGCATCCGGCGGCCATAAACCATTCAGCAATCCGCAGGTATTCATTCGTCCGGCAGCCGCGAAACAACCGGACCCGGTAGAGATTATCCGGCGTGTCCGCCAGAATCCGGCTTCCTTAAGCCGTGAAGACAAGCTGGCGCTCCAGCGCACACTCGGCAACCGGGCCGTGGTTCAGTTGTTATCGAGTCTGAAGGAGGATGGGAAGAAGAAAGAGCAGGCAGATCAGGGAACCCAGGCGGCTGGAGCAAGTAAGAGCTTGGCCGCAGAAGCTCAAGTGGAAGAGCATACGGATTCACCGGAACCGGTGCAAGCAGAAGCAGAGCAAGCCAGCACTCCGGCTGAATCCAAGATGCAGCGTAAGGAGGAGCCGGAGGGGCAGGCAGCAGACGCTATTGCGTCTGTCACACAAACTAAGCCTGCTAGTGGCGGCAGTTCTTCAGGTCCCGTAGCCGTCAAAAAGACGCCAGCGCCTGCCCGGACGAAGGGGAGAGCAGAGGCCACTGTAGAGGGGCAAGCTAAAACGGCAGAACGAGAGGAAGACGCTCCGTTTGCGGAAGAAGCAAGAGAAGAGCCGTCTGGGGAACCGTTGAATTCCGGGAAGGCGGAGGAGTCCGCATCAGCTCAGGGAGAGGATGCGCTGGAGCCAGCCAAGAAGTCCGCCGCCTCCAAAGGAGCAGATGCACCGAAGAAAGCAGCCAAGGAGCCATCGTTTGGAGCAGCACTCGGTGCCTTAGCGGGAGATGGGAAGGAGAAGCCGGCGAAGGGCAAGACGGTGAAGATCAGCGGTGAAGATCCGGGGCAGATTCTGGATCAGCTGACACAGGTTCAGCCCACAGAGCTGGGGGATGCCTATGCCCAGGCTGTGAGTGTATCCTCCGGTGCCTTCACGAAGCAGACACAGAAGACCAAGCAAGGGCTGCCTGCTGTTCCGGTACCGACCGGCTTGAAAGGGAAGGCCTTGCAGGCCCGGAAGAAACCGGCAGCGCTGAAGCACACTGTGAAGGAAGGCTTCAAAGGCGAGCGTACCGGCGGGGCTGTTTCTGCAGGCAAGCTGGATAAAATGAACATTAGTTCATCCGGTTCCGGGGGCAATCCGGAGGCGATGTTAAGCGAGATCCGCTCCGCAGCCGCCCAGCCGCCGGGAATCAGCATGACCGGAGAGGCAGATCCCTCTCAGCTGGAGGGTTTTCATCAGGAGGCCTCCCAGCAGGTGATCGCAGCCAAGCAGGCGGAGATGGGCCAGATCAAGCAGCCGTTCGGGGAGAATGAGATTTATCCCGAGCCGGATGGCACCGTGGTGAAAGCTGCTGCAGGGCTGAAAGGCGGGCAGGCACCCGGGGCCAAAAAACTGCCTGCGCTGGCACTGCCTGCAGATATGACTGCCGGACTGAACCGTAGTCTGGCTCCAGAGATGAAGAAGCAGCTTGGTACCAAGCAGGCGGAATATAAGAAGGAACAAGCCAAATTCGACAGTAAAGTGCTGAGCTCCAAAGCCGACAGCCAGGCGCAAATCCGGCAGGCCGAGACCGAGGCGAAGAACAAGCAGATCAGCCAGCAGACTGGAGCCAAAGCAGAAGTCACCCAATTGCAGGGCGAGTGGAAAAAGGAGCTGGATGCTGCCGAGACGGACTATACCAAACAGGCCGGGTCAGCCGCCCAGCAGAAGAAGCAGGAGATCAACAGCGTCCGTACAGACAAAGAGCGGGAAGCTCAGAAAAAGCAGTCTGAAGCGGAGCGGGAAGCGACGCAGGCCTACAGTAAAGCGAAGAAGGAAGCAGACGGCAAGCATGAACAGGAGAAGGCCAAGGAAGAGAAGAAGGGCGGCTTCCTCGGCTGGGTGAAGGGTAAGCTGGAGGCTGTCGTCGAAGTCGTTAAGAAAGCAGTTAACTTCATTTTTGAGGGTCTCCGCAAAGCAGTTAAGTTTATTTTTGACAAAGCGAAGCAGGCTGTGCTGGGCATCATTGAACTGGGCCGCAAGCTGATTACAACCCTGATCAAGGGACTGGGTGTGCTGCTTAAAAAGCTGGTGTCCGTTGTATTTGCCAAGTTCCCCGGTATTGCAGCCAAGATATGCAGTAAGATAGACGGAGTTGTCAATAAGGCCATTAAAGCGGTCAACCAGCTGGCCCAGAAACTCAAGACCAAGGTCACTCAGGTGATGGACTTCTTGGCTGCTAAGGTGGATCAGGCGCTGGCAGCAGTGCAGAACTTCTATTCCAAGCTGATCTCCACCCTAGGCAGTCTGCTGATTGCCACGTTCCTGGATGTGTTGTCCCGGATTGGAGCGCTCGGGAAGGCGGCGAAGCGTTCCTTCAGCCATTTGGAAGGGAAGATGTGGGAGTATCTGCTCGGAGTAGATATCTCCAAGCCAATGGGCGCTGGAGCAGCAGAAGGCGGAGCTGTTGAGCAGGCTGAGGGAGCTGGCGCTGGTGCGGCAGCGGATGAGAAGCTGACCGCAGAAGATATCGAGATGGAGTCGGTGGAGCAGGGCGAGATGGACCCTGCACTGGTGCAGGAAGCGAACCTGAAAGACGGAGAAACCAAAGAGATGTCCGGCAGCCGCGACCCGGCTACAATGGACAGCATAATGGCGGAATTCGACACCGGAGCAGCCAATCAGAGCCTTGGCGGCAAAATTGCAGACGGTGCGAAGCTACGCGCAGGCAATGCGAAAATGTTGTTTGACCAAATTAAATCATTTGTAATAAAATGGATGAAGAGTAATGGATTGAAGCTACTGGCTGCAGTCATCGGGATATTGGCTGGGATCGTGGTCGCAGAGATTGTAACAGGCGGAGCGATTACGGCTGCACTTCCGATGATTATTAACATCATCACCGTATACCTGCAGGCAGATGCGATTAAGTCCGTGGCACAGACCCTTGTCCAGGCTTCCGGCTATATTGGCACCTACCTGAGCCAGGGCTGGCAGAAGATGATTGAGCCTGCGGCCATCGCGCTCGCAACCGCACTGGCCATGGGACTCGTTGAGCTCGCTATGGAGCTGGGCTTCAAGGCCATAGGAGCAGGAGTCAAGAAAGCCGAACAAGCTGCCAAGAAGGGCGTCGGCGCTGCAGCCAGAGGGGTCAAGAACGCAGCAGGTGCAGGGGCCAAAGGCATCAAGAGCTTGCTGAAATCCGGAGCCAAGCTGGCCTCCAAGAGCGGCAGCATGATTATACGTAATGGTAAAATCGTGATTAAGAGCCTGCAAAAGGGGCTCATGAAGGGGGCCAAAAAGCTCCGGGACCTGCTGGACCGGATTCTGCAGAAGTTCAAGTTCAAGAAGTTTAAGCTGGTGCGCAAGGGAGATCACGTACTTCTCTATGGAGAAGTTAATCCTTGGGTTTTGCTGGCTAATGGAAGAATCAAAAAAGTTGACGATATTGACGGTAAAAAGGCTGGGATCAGTACCCAGGCTGAGTATGACAAAATTAAGAGTCTAAAGCCTTCTGAGAGAAAAGAAGTCTATAATAAAGCAGTAGCGAATGAAGACGGCAAGATTGATTTTGATAGTATTAAAGAACCGTATCAGAAGTTTACAAAAGAACAACTTTCGACTAAACCTCGGAATTCTCGCGATCCGAAAAAATGGAAAGATGCTGGTGGTAGCATAACAATTGATGAGTATGGGACATGGACCTATGTTAATAGTGAAGGGGTATCTGTTAGTTATCCAGGAGGTTACCCAGATTTCAAACCTTATGCACACCCTGATGTAGCACCGGTTAAAGTTAAAATTGCGAGCCCAACAAATCGACCAGCGGATTATAGGGCAGCGAATTTAGAAGCTCACTTAAGCAAAACTTCTAATCCACCAGTCCCAGCTTTAGATGAACCACCTAAAGGCTATGTGTGGCACCACGTCGAGGATGGAGAAACAATGATATTAGTAGACGAGAGAGTCCATCAAGAATTCACCCACAGTGGAGGAGTTTCAAAAGTTAACGGGAAAAAGTAA